A stretch of the Clostridium botulinum genome encodes the following:
- the pstC gene encoding phosphate ABC transporter permease subunit PstC — protein sequence MSKENRLSKFKNEYLGRGFSTICGYLIVFITMIILLFITFKGLNLFIKNKYPLSSFLLGTIWNPESKSPQFGAIIFLVGSILVVLGSIIVSTPLSIALAIFINVISPKMGEKILKPAMELFVGIPSVVYGWLGITVLIPMLKGVFGGVGFGLLASIIVLSIMILPTITSISSDAIKAIPKRYIEASYGLGATRWQTIIKVIIPSAKRGILTAIVLGMARAFGEALAVQMVIGNSIKLPKGIYDTTSTLTSIITMDMANTIFGTSWNNALWSLAFLLVIISFIFIIVLKVIARRSDVR from the coding sequence ATGAGTAAAGAAAATAGATTAAGTAAATTTAAAAATGAATATTTGGGAAGAGGATTTTCTACGATTTGTGGATATTTAATTGTATTTATAACAATGATAATTTTATTATTTATAACATTTAAGGGATTAAATTTATTTATCAAAAATAAATATCCTCTTAGTAGTTTTTTACTAGGCACAATATGGAACCCAGAATCAAAATCTCCCCAGTTTGGAGCAATTATATTTTTAGTAGGATCTATTTTAGTAGTATTGGGTTCAATAATAGTAAGTACACCTCTTAGCATAGCCTTAGCAATTTTTATAAATGTCATATCACCTAAAATGGGTGAAAAGATATTAAAGCCAGCTATGGAATTGTTTGTAGGAATACCTTCAGTAGTATATGGATGGCTTGGTATTACTGTATTAATACCTATGTTAAAAGGTGTTTTTGGAGGTGTTGGATTTGGACTTTTAGCCAGTATAATAGTTTTAAGTATAATGATACTTCCTACAATAACGAGTATTTCTTCAGATGCAATTAAAGCGATACCTAAGAGATATATTGAAGCATCTTATGGTCTTGGAGCTACTAGATGGCAAACTATAATCAAAGTAATAATACCTTCTGCTAAAAGAGGTATTTTAACAGCTATAGTTTTAGGAATGGCAAGGGCTTTTGGAGAAGCATTAGCAGTTCAAATGGTCATAGGTAATTCTATAAAATTACCTAAAGGAATTTATGATACTACATCTACTCTAACAAGTATTATAACTATGGATATGGCAAATACAATATTTGGAACTTCGTGGAATAATGCGTTATGGTCTTTAGCTTTTTTACTTGTAATTATATCATTTATATTTATTATTGTACTAAAAGTTATAGCTAGAAGGAGTGATGTACGATGA
- a CDS encoding phosphate ABC transporter substrate-binding protein, with translation MKKKSLKYVMIFSMISAIAVIFTGCSKANHKFITISGSSVLQPIVKSAADIFMEKNLGVQISVQGGGSGTGLSQVVSGAVEIGNSDLVALDKINDENILNQLVDHKIAVSGFVMVANDEVKIKSLTKKQIQDIFTGKIINWKEVGGEDVNIEVINRGKSSGSRATFIKTIMDGKLENLQIGTVQDSSGAVQKSIKETKGSISYLATSYFKIEEAKEGLNILKINNVEGNTKNIIDRKYPFWSYEHMYTKGKPSGTIKKFIDYMYSPEVKKIIEDNGYIPINKMK, from the coding sequence ATGAAAAAGAAATCATTAAAGTATGTAATGATTTTTTCAATGATTTCTGCAATAGCGGTAATATTTACTGGTTGTAGTAAAGCTAATCATAAGTTTATTACGATATCTGGTTCATCTGTTCTTCAACCAATTGTAAAATCTGCTGCAGATATATTTATGGAGAAAAATCTTGGAGTGCAAATAAGTGTTCAAGGAGGTGGAAGTGGTACAGGTCTTTCACAAGTAGTATCAGGAGCTGTAGAAATAGGAAATTCAGATTTAGTTGCATTGGATAAAATAAATGATGAAAATATATTAAATCAATTGGTAGATCATAAGATAGCTGTTAGTGGATTTGTTATGGTGGCTAATGATGAAGTAAAGATAAAATCTTTAACAAAAAAACAGATTCAAGATATATTTACTGGAAAAATTATTAATTGGAAAGAAGTTGGCGGAGAAGATGTAAATATAGAAGTTATAAATAGAGGAAAATCATCGGGAAGTAGAGCTACCTTTATAAAAACTATAATGGATGGAAAATTGGAAAATTTACAAATAGGAACTGTTCAAGATTCTAGTGGAGCAGTACAAAAATCAATTAAGGAAACTAAAGGGTCAATATCATATTTGGCAACATCTTATTTTAAGATTGAAGAGGCTAAGGAAGGACTAAATATATTAAAAATAAATAATGTAGAAGGAAATACAAAAAATATAATTGATAGAAAATATCCATTTTGGTCTTATGAACACATGTATACAAAAGGAAAGCCTAGTGGTACAATCAAAAAATTTATTGATTATATGTATTCTCCAGAAGTGAAGAAAATAATAGAAGATAATGGGTATATTCCTATAAATAAAATGAAATAA
- the pstA gene encoding phosphate ABC transporter permease PstA has product MNAKKNDKIATIILYIIAGLVILLLISIIGYILYKGVPYLSLKFLFGKPSLKAGGGIGLQLFNSFYMLIISLIITVPVGVGAGIYLAEYVKEGKVLNSIRLCIETMASLPSIVVGLFGLLFFVGILGWGYSIIAGALSIAIINLPSMTTVTENALRAIPKKNKEASLGLGATKWQTVKKVILPSAIPQILTGIILASGRIFGEAAALLYTAGMSAPSVKISDGSALNLFRPAETLAVYIWKLNSEAIVPDSTKIASASAAVLIIIVILFNTLARIIGKKIHERYTGSR; this is encoded by the coding sequence ATGAATGCCAAAAAAAATGATAAAATAGCAACTATAATTTTATATATAATAGCAGGTTTAGTAATACTTCTTCTTATAAGCATTATTGGATATATATTATACAAAGGAGTACCTTACTTGAGTTTAAAGTTTTTATTTGGGAAACCATCATTAAAGGCTGGAGGAGGAATTGGATTACAATTATTTAATTCATTTTATATGCTTATAATATCTCTTATAATAACAGTTCCTGTTGGTGTTGGAGCGGGAATATATTTAGCGGAGTATGTAAAAGAAGGAAAAGTTTTAAATTCTATAAGATTATGTATAGAAACAATGGCATCATTACCTTCAATAGTTGTAGGATTATTTGGACTTTTATTTTTTGTAGGAATTTTAGGTTGGGGATATTCTATAATTGCAGGAGCATTATCCATAGCAATAATCAATCTGCCTTCAATGACAACCGTTACTGAAAATGCATTAAGGGCAATACCTAAAAAAAATAAAGAAGCAAGTTTAGGGTTAGGCGCTACTAAGTGGCAGACCGTAAAAAAAGTTATTTTACCATCAGCTATTCCTCAAATATTAACAGGGATAATATTAGCATCTGGAAGGATATTTGGTGAGGCAGCAGCCCTACTTTATACAGCTGGCATGAGTGCTCCCAGTGTAAAAATTAGTGATGGTTCAGCTTTAAATTTGTTTAGACCAGCTGAAACATTGGCGGTATATATATGGAAACTAAATTCTGAAGCTATAGTTCCAGATTCAACTAAGATAGCAAGTGCTTCAGCTGCTGTATTAATTATAATTGTGATCTTATTTAATACATTAGCTAGAATAATCGGCAAAAAGATACATGAGAGATATACAGGAAGTAGATAG
- a CDS encoding HAMP domain-containing protein codes for MARWDLDKRVDIKSNDELGELLKTFNDMADKLQNTFNIKSQFVANVSHELKILLTSIKGFAETLRYVEEKFTIKIPLK; via the coding sequence ATAGCAAGATGGGATCTTGATAAAAGAGTGGATATAAAATCTAATGATGAATTAGGTGAATTATTAAAAACATTTAATGATATGGCGGATAAATTACAAAATACATTTAATATAAAAAGTCAATTTGTAGCTAATGTATCACATGAATTAAAAATTCTGTTAACATCTATAAAAGGATTTGCAGAAACTTTAAGATATGTTGAAGAAAAATTCACTATAAAAATACCTTTAAAGTAG
- the pstB gene encoding phosphate ABC transporter ATP-binding protein PstB: MNKIIKVYDLNLFYGEKQALKNININISKNAVTALIGPSGCGKSTFLRTLNRMNDIIDNVRIQGEIIYEKNNILDSECDVIELRKKIGMVFQNPNPFPMSIYDNICYGPRIHNIKNKNKLDEIVERSLKGAALWNEVKDRLKKSALGLSGGQQQRLCIARTLAVEPEIILMDEPTSALDPISTLKIEELMDEIKSKYTIVIVTHNMQQAARISDYTAFFYNGVIIEEGRTEDIFYKPIDKRTEDYITGRFG; this comes from the coding sequence ATGAATAAAATAATCAAGGTATATGATTTAAATTTATTTTATGGAGAAAAGCAAGCGCTAAAAAATATAAATATAAATATTTCAAAAAATGCTGTAACAGCACTTATTGGACCATCTGGTTGTGGAAAATCCACTTTTTTAAGAACTTTAAATAGAATGAATGATATAATAGATAATGTTAGAATTCAAGGGGAAATAATATATGAAAAAAACAATATATTGGATTCAGAGTGCGATGTAATAGAACTTAGAAAAAAGATAGGTATGGTATTTCAAAATCCCAACCCTTTTCCAATGAGTATATATGATAATATTTGTTATGGTCCAAGAATTCACAACATAAAAAATAAAAATAAGCTGGATGAAATTGTAGAAAGAAGTTTAAAAGGGGCAGCATTATGGAATGAAGTAAAAGATAGATTAAAAAAAAGTGCACTTGGTCTTTCGGGAGGTCAACAACAAAGATTGTGCATTGCAAGAACACTTGCTGTAGAACCAGAAATTATATTAATGGATGAACCCACGTCTGCTTTAGATCCTATATCAACCTTAAAAATAGAAGAGCTTATGGATGAAATAAAAAGTAAATATACAATAGTAATTGTGACTCATAATATGCAACAAGCAGCTAGAATTTCAGATTATACTGCCTTTTTTTATAATGGAGTTATCATAGAAGAAGGTAGAACAGAGGATATATTTTATAAACCTATTGATAAACGAACAGAAGATTATATAACCGGTAGATTCGGGTGA
- the pgeF gene encoding peptidoglycan editing factor PgeF: protein MKNFNILNVKGYQFLEYKSDSVGIYFSTSKRNLDFNKNNIIGLENLKKIKEWFNIKDVGYLNQVHSDNIYIYDGLKYDGDAIITNEKGIAIGVFTADCVPVLIYDKKNLVVAAIHSGWKGTLNCIVSKTIDKMVSKYNTDIKDLKVYIGPHNMMCCYEVSEELINTFKSSDIYKEAKINDGRNLSLQSCIEKQLNDKNITKNQIHSLNICTYCSREDKFHSYRRDKEESGRMFSFIFIK, encoded by the coding sequence ATGAAAAACTTTAATATATTAAATGTAAAGGGTTATCAGTTTTTAGAATATAAATCGGATAGTGTAGGAATATATTTCTCAACATCCAAAAGAAATTTAGATTTTAATAAAAATAATATAATTGGTTTGGAAAATTTAAAAAAAATAAAAGAATGGTTTAATATAAAGGATGTTGGATATTTAAATCAAGTACATAGTGATAATATATATATATATGATGGTTTAAAATATGATGGTGATGCTATTATTACTAATGAGAAAGGAATTGCTATAGGAGTTTTCACAGCTGACTGTGTTCCGGTATTAATTTATGATAAGAAAAATCTTGTAGTTGCAGCTATTCATAGTGGATGGAAAGGTACATTAAATTGTATAGTATCAAAAACTATAGATAAAATGGTTAGCAAATATAATACTGATATTAAAGATTTAAAGGTTTATATAGGACCACATAATATGATGTGTTGTTATGAAGTTAGTGAAGAACTTATAAATACTTTTAAAAGTAGTGATATTTATAAAGAAGCAAAAATAAATGATGGCAGAAATTTAAGTCTTCAAAGTTGCATAGAGAAACAATTAAATGATAAGAATATTACTAAAAATCAGATTCATTCATTAAATATATGTACATATTGTTCAAGAGAAGATAAATTTCATTCTTATAGAAGAGATAAAGAAGAAAGTGGAAGAATGTTTTCATTTATATTTATTAAGTGA